The proteins below come from a single Cylindrospermopsis raciborskii Cr2010 genomic window:
- a CDS encoding histidine phosphatase family protein — protein sequence MALNLYLLRHGETNFSQSGNFCGETDAQLTPEGNQMAHSFADVYKNLFWEAVYVSPMKRTIATAQPFCDATGLNMQLRTGIREGSYGEWETKSKSFVQENYTENYIKWLTESAWNAPQGGETAVEIANRSIPVIREIKEKHHQGNVLLVSHKATIRIILCSLLGIDLGCYRYRINILVASLSMVRFDVNGPMLEMLGDRNHIPEHLRLRPGT from the coding sequence ATGGCACTCAACTTATATCTGCTACGGCATGGCGAAACAAATTTTAGTCAAAGTGGCAATTTCTGTGGTGAAACGGATGCACAATTGACACCGGAAGGAAACCAGATGGCTCATAGTTTTGCTGATGTTTATAAAAATTTATTTTGGGAAGCTGTTTATGTGAGTCCTATGAAACGAACCATTGCTACAGCTCAACCTTTTTGTGATGCAACTGGTCTAAATATGCAGTTAAGAACTGGTATCCGAGAAGGTAGTTATGGAGAATGGGAAACCAAAAGCAAGTCCTTTGTTCAGGAAAATTATACTGAAAACTATATTAAATGGTTGACGGAGTCCGCATGGAATGCACCTCAAGGAGGAGAAACAGCTGTAGAAATTGCTAACCGATCTATTCCCGTAATTAGGGAAATTAAAGAAAAACACCATCAGGGTAATGTTTTGCTGGTCTCCCATAAGGCTACGATTCGGATTATACTTTGCAGTCTACTGGGAATTGATTTAGGATGCTACAGATATCGTATTAATATTTTGGTAGCATCACTTAGCATGGTTAGGTTTGATGTTAATGGTCCTATGTTAGAAATGTTGGGCGATCGCAATCACATACCAGAACATCTCCGTCTCCGTCCGGGAACCTAA
- the queF gene encoding preQ(1) synthase, with amino-acid sequence MSHSVSNILPSEDPVKEVKYGEREIEEGKLITFPNPRVGREYTIDITLPEFTCKCPFSGYPDFATIHIAYIPDQRVVELKALKLYINSYRDKYISHEEVTNQILDDLVIACAPLEMTVKADFNPRGNVHMVVEVKHKKGAAS; translated from the coding sequence ATGAGTCATTCCGTCAGTAACATTCTACCAAGTGAAGACCCCGTTAAAGAAGTAAAATATGGTGAGCGAGAAATCGAAGAGGGCAAACTAATTACCTTTCCCAATCCTCGCGTAGGTAGGGAATACACAATTGATATTACCTTACCTGAATTTACCTGTAAATGTCCTTTTTCCGGTTATCCCGACTTTGCCACGATTCATATTGCCTACATACCAGACCAAAGAGTAGTAGAGTTAAAAGCGTTAAAGTTATATATTAACAGCTACCGGGACAAGTACATTTCCCACGAGGAAGTGACCAATCAAATATTAGATGATCTGGTTATTGCCTGTGCACCCTTAGAAATGACTGTAAAAGCTGATTTTAATCCTCGTGGTAACGTACATATGGTGGTAGAAGTAAAGCATAAAAAGGGAGCAGCATCATAA
- a CDS encoding YciI family protein: MPWFVKIEAGLVDKATFDQYVPAHREYVKALIDKGHKAKTGYWARKGGGMMLFEADSMEEAQAIVSADPLVINGCVNYQLHEWKIVLE, encoded by the coding sequence ATGCCTTGGTTTGTCAAAATAGAAGCAGGCCTAGTGGATAAAGCCACCTTTGATCAGTATGTGCCAGCCCATAGAGAATACGTAAAAGCACTAATAGACAAAGGACATAAAGCTAAAACTGGTTACTGGGCGAGAAAAGGTGGAGGGATGATGTTATTTGAGGCAGATTCTATGGAAGAAGCCCAGGCAATTGTTAGCGCAGATCCTTTGGTAATTAACGGTTGTGTTAATTACCAACTGCACGAGTGGAAAATTGTTTTAGAATAG
- a CDS encoding sugar phosphate isomerase/epimerase family protein produces the protein MELYFSTSAYGGTSTRQVLTMFWELGIKEVELAIGPRCDRDAVKAITEFQQKGMTYRAHHAFVWGETHKSFNLAEPQEWSYFERMMDWLGDLKVTAYSVHGGDFHRGQEREKAYGQFKENVQNLQQICEKRGIVLGVETMYPTPPNSWNYYLLDNSWELTRFCEELPEMKIVVDLAHVNIWRNQSLSEKLEWLKLPSERILEIHISDNDGKRDIHSPITDSTWWVPYAAQIPRAIPIVIESRLNRFPPSIVKEQYLYTHNLLNHSPSTSLVSR, from the coding sequence ATGGAATTATATTTTAGTACTTCTGCCTATGGTGGAACATCAACCCGTCAAGTTTTGACCATGTTCTGGGAATTAGGAATCAAGGAGGTAGAACTAGCAATTGGTCCACGCTGTGATCGGGATGCAGTCAAAGCGATTACAGAATTTCAGCAAAAAGGCATGACTTATAGGGCTCATCATGCCTTTGTGTGGGGAGAAACTCACAAAAGCTTCAACCTAGCGGAACCCCAGGAATGGAGCTATTTTGAGCGCATGATGGACTGGTTAGGAGATTTAAAAGTAACAGCGTATTCTGTTCATGGAGGAGATTTTCATAGAGGTCAAGAGAGAGAAAAAGCCTATGGGCAGTTTAAAGAAAATGTTCAAAATTTACAACAAATCTGTGAAAAGCGGGGAATTGTCCTGGGGGTAGAGACCATGTATCCCACACCTCCTAATAGTTGGAATTACTATCTGTTGGATAACAGTTGGGAATTGACCCGATTTTGTGAGGAGCTACCTGAGATGAAAATCGTAGTTGATTTAGCACATGTTAATATTTGGCGTAATCAGAGCTTGTCAGAAAAACTAGAGTGGCTAAAACTTCCATCAGAGAGGATTTTGGAGATTCATATATCTGATAACGATGGCAAAAGAGATATACATTCACCAATTACAGACAGCACCTGGTGGGTTCCATACGCAGCACAGATTCCTAGAGCAATCCCCATCGTAATAGAGAGTAGATTAAATAGGTTTCCCCCATCAATTGTCAAAGAACAGTACTTGTACACCCACAACCTGCTCAACCACAGTCCATCAACTTCCCTCGTCTCCAGGTAA